One segment of Solanum lycopersicum chromosome 1, SLM_r2.1 DNA contains the following:
- the LOC101265584 gene encoding gibberellin 20-oxidase-like protein isoform X2, whose translation MILESQSPLQLPVLDISQPSNSSTLSSLAAACKEWGFFHVINHGISNDLYKKIRCLSKHLFNLPSETKLKAGPYSSLKTYTPHFIASPFFESLKVSGPDFSGSAKGSADTLASEGNSEFSEIVQEYGGKMTELAKVIQKTLLMSLGEELGMKYYVSEFGCCHGYLRINNYSSPDSLEQEVEGLGMHTDMSCITIVYQDELGGLQVRSKDGKWVDILPCEGTLVVNIGDMLQAWSNDKLRSSEHRVILKKPVNRFSLVFFWCFEDEKVILAPDEVVGEENSRLYKSFVCSDYLNFRVTNEKGKYWISVELIKYRLHLPLAAQKSSRRSRKDQKLVIILPFGTLSSSGKCWKHGQSDAGECPC comes from the exons ATGATTCTTGAATCCCAATCACCATTACAACTTCCTGTTTTGGATATCTCCCAACCATCAAACTCATCTACTCTATCTTCTCTTGCTGCTGCCTGCAAAGAATGGGGTTTCTTTCATGTTATCAATCATGGAATCTCCAATGatctttacaaaaaaattaggtgCCTCTCCAAACACCTTTTCAACCTCCCTTCTGAGACCAAACTAAAAGCAGGTCCTTACTCGTCTTTGAAAACTTATACTCCTCATTTCATTGCATCTCCATTCTTTGAAAGCCTTAAAGTGTCTGGACCAGACTTCTCTGGCTCTGCTAAGGGTTCTGCGGATACCCTTGCTAGTGAAGGGAATTCAGAATTCAG TGAAATAGTGCAAGAATATGGAGGCAAAATGACAGAGTTAGCGAAAGTCATCCAGAAAACTCTCTTGATGAGTTTGGGAGAAGAACTTGGAATGAAGTATTATGTCTCAGAATTTGGTTGCTGCCATGGATACTTGAGGATAAATAACTACTCGTCCCCGGATAGTTTAGAACAGGAAGTTGAAGGCCTCGGTATGCACACTGATATGAGCTGCATAACAATTGTCTATCAAGATGAATTAGGTGGCCTCCAAGTAAGATCAAAGGATGGGAAGTGGGTGGATATTTTGCCATGTGAAGGAACTCTTGTGGTAAATATTGGTGACATGCTGCAAGCTTGGAGCAATGACAAACTACGATCCTCTGAGCACCGTGTCATTCTGAAGAAGCCGGTGAACCGCttttctttagttttcttttGGTGCTTTGAGGATGAGAAGGTGATCTTGGCACCTGATGAAGTAGTTGGTGAAGAAAATTCAAGACTCTACAAGTCATTTGTTTGCTCTGACTATTTAAACTTTAGAGTGACAAATGAGAAAG GGAAATACTGGATTTCAGTTGAACTCATTAAATATAGGCTCCACCTACCTCTGGCCGCCCAAAAGAGCTCAAGAAGATCCAGAAAA GACCAAAAGTTGGTTATCATTCTACCATTTGGAACTTTGTCCTCTAGTG GGAAATGTTGGAAGCATGGGCAAAGTGATGCTGGAGAATGTCCATGTTAG
- the LOC101265584 gene encoding gibberellin 20-oxidase-like protein isoform X1, whose amino-acid sequence MILESQSPLQLPVLDISQPSNSSTLSSLAAACKEWGFFHVINHGISNDLYKKIRCLSKHLFNLPSETKLKAGPYSSLKTYTPHFIASPFFESLKVSGPDFSGSAKGSADTLASEGNSEFSEIVQEYGGKMTELAKVIQKTLLMSLGEELGMKYYVSEFGCCHGYLRINNYSSPDSLEQEVEGLGMHTDMSCITIVYQDELGGLQVRSKDGKWVDILPCEGTLVVNIGDMLQAWSNDKLRSSEHRVILKKPVNRFSLVFFWCFEDEKVILAPDEVVGEENSRLYKSFVCSDYLNFRVTNEKGKYWISVELIKYRLHLPLAAQKSSRRSRKDQKLVIILPFGTLSSSVMVMSIIMEISNLEEDLHYISSREMLEAWAK is encoded by the exons ATGATTCTTGAATCCCAATCACCATTACAACTTCCTGTTTTGGATATCTCCCAACCATCAAACTCATCTACTCTATCTTCTCTTGCTGCTGCCTGCAAAGAATGGGGTTTCTTTCATGTTATCAATCATGGAATCTCCAATGatctttacaaaaaaattaggtgCCTCTCCAAACACCTTTTCAACCTCCCTTCTGAGACCAAACTAAAAGCAGGTCCTTACTCGTCTTTGAAAACTTATACTCCTCATTTCATTGCATCTCCATTCTTTGAAAGCCTTAAAGTGTCTGGACCAGACTTCTCTGGCTCTGCTAAGGGTTCTGCGGATACCCTTGCTAGTGAAGGGAATTCAGAATTCAG TGAAATAGTGCAAGAATATGGAGGCAAAATGACAGAGTTAGCGAAAGTCATCCAGAAAACTCTCTTGATGAGTTTGGGAGAAGAACTTGGAATGAAGTATTATGTCTCAGAATTTGGTTGCTGCCATGGATACTTGAGGATAAATAACTACTCGTCCCCGGATAGTTTAGAACAGGAAGTTGAAGGCCTCGGTATGCACACTGATATGAGCTGCATAACAATTGTCTATCAAGATGAATTAGGTGGCCTCCAAGTAAGATCAAAGGATGGGAAGTGGGTGGATATTTTGCCATGTGAAGGAACTCTTGTGGTAAATATTGGTGACATGCTGCAAGCTTGGAGCAATGACAAACTACGATCCTCTGAGCACCGTGTCATTCTGAAGAAGCCGGTGAACCGCttttctttagttttcttttGGTGCTTTGAGGATGAGAAGGTGATCTTGGCACCTGATGAAGTAGTTGGTGAAGAAAATTCAAGACTCTACAAGTCATTTGTTTGCTCTGACTATTTAAACTTTAGAGTGACAAATGAGAAAG GGAAATACTGGATTTCAGTTGAACTCATTAAATATAGGCTCCACCTACCTCTGGCCGCCCAAAAGAGCTCAAGAAGATCCAGAAAA GACCAAAAGTTGGTTATCATTCTACCATTTGGAACTTTGTCCTCTAGTG TTATGGTAATGTCAATCATAATGGAAATCTCAAATCTAGAGGAAGACTTACATTATATTTCAAGTAGGGAAATGTTGGAAGCATGGGCAAAGTGA
- the LOC101265584 gene encoding gibberellin 20-oxidase-like protein isoform X3, which yields MILESQSPLQLPVLDISQPSNSSTLSSLAAACKEWGFFHVINHGISNDLYKKIRCLSKHLFNLPSETKLKAGPYSSLKTYTPHFIASPFFESLKVSGPDFSGSAKGSADTLASEGNSEFSEIVQEYGGKMTELAKVIQKTLLMSLGEELGMKYYVSEFGCCHGYLRINNYSSPDSLEQEVEGLGMHTDMSCITIVYQDELGGLQVRSKDGKWVDILPCEGTLVVNIGDMLQAWSNDKLRSSEHRVILKKPVNRFSLVFFWCFEDEKVILAPDEVVGEENSRLYKSFVCSDYLNFRVTNEKGKYWISVELIKYRLHLPLAAQKSSRRSRKITGPKVGYHSTIWNFVL from the exons ATGATTCTTGAATCCCAATCACCATTACAACTTCCTGTTTTGGATATCTCCCAACCATCAAACTCATCTACTCTATCTTCTCTTGCTGCTGCCTGCAAAGAATGGGGTTTCTTTCATGTTATCAATCATGGAATCTCCAATGatctttacaaaaaaattaggtgCCTCTCCAAACACCTTTTCAACCTCCCTTCTGAGACCAAACTAAAAGCAGGTCCTTACTCGTCTTTGAAAACTTATACTCCTCATTTCATTGCATCTCCATTCTTTGAAAGCCTTAAAGTGTCTGGACCAGACTTCTCTGGCTCTGCTAAGGGTTCTGCGGATACCCTTGCTAGTGAAGGGAATTCAGAATTCAG TGAAATAGTGCAAGAATATGGAGGCAAAATGACAGAGTTAGCGAAAGTCATCCAGAAAACTCTCTTGATGAGTTTGGGAGAAGAACTTGGAATGAAGTATTATGTCTCAGAATTTGGTTGCTGCCATGGATACTTGAGGATAAATAACTACTCGTCCCCGGATAGTTTAGAACAGGAAGTTGAAGGCCTCGGTATGCACACTGATATGAGCTGCATAACAATTGTCTATCAAGATGAATTAGGTGGCCTCCAAGTAAGATCAAAGGATGGGAAGTGGGTGGATATTTTGCCATGTGAAGGAACTCTTGTGGTAAATATTGGTGACATGCTGCAAGCTTGGAGCAATGACAAACTACGATCCTCTGAGCACCGTGTCATTCTGAAGAAGCCGGTGAACCGCttttctttagttttcttttGGTGCTTTGAGGATGAGAAGGTGATCTTGGCACCTGATGAAGTAGTTGGTGAAGAAAATTCAAGACTCTACAAGTCATTTGTTTGCTCTGACTATTTAAACTTTAGAGTGACAAATGAGAAAG GGAAATACTGGATTTCAGTTGAACTCATTAAATATAGGCTCCACCTACCTCTGGCCGCCCAAAAGAGCTCAAGAAGATCCAGAAAA ATTACAGGACCAAAAGTTGGTTATCATTCTACCATTTGGAACTTTGTCCTCTAG
- the LOC101265584 gene encoding gibberellin 20-oxidase-like protein isoform X4, with amino-acid sequence MILESQSPLQLPVLDISQPSNSSTLSSLAAACKEWGFFHVINHGISNDLYKKIRCLSKHLFNLPSETKLKAGPYSSLKTYTPHFIASPFFESLKVSGPDFSGSAKGSADTLASEGNSEFSEIVQEYGGKMTELAKVIQKTLLMSLGEELGMKYYVSEFGCCHGYLRINNYSSPDSLEQEVEGLGMHTDMSCITIVYQDELGGLQVRSKDGKWVDILPCEGTLVVNIGDMLQAWSNDKLRSSEHRVILKKPVNRFSLVFFWCFEDEKVILAPDEVVGEENSRLYKSFVCSDYLNFRVTNEKGKFEKVGFTVKDFVGIGSKLK; translated from the exons ATGATTCTTGAATCCCAATCACCATTACAACTTCCTGTTTTGGATATCTCCCAACCATCAAACTCATCTACTCTATCTTCTCTTGCTGCTGCCTGCAAAGAATGGGGTTTCTTTCATGTTATCAATCATGGAATCTCCAATGatctttacaaaaaaattaggtgCCTCTCCAAACACCTTTTCAACCTCCCTTCTGAGACCAAACTAAAAGCAGGTCCTTACTCGTCTTTGAAAACTTATACTCCTCATTTCATTGCATCTCCATTCTTTGAAAGCCTTAAAGTGTCTGGACCAGACTTCTCTGGCTCTGCTAAGGGTTCTGCGGATACCCTTGCTAGTGAAGGGAATTCAGAATTCAG TGAAATAGTGCAAGAATATGGAGGCAAAATGACAGAGTTAGCGAAAGTCATCCAGAAAACTCTCTTGATGAGTTTGGGAGAAGAACTTGGAATGAAGTATTATGTCTCAGAATTTGGTTGCTGCCATGGATACTTGAGGATAAATAACTACTCGTCCCCGGATAGTTTAGAACAGGAAGTTGAAGGCCTCGGTATGCACACTGATATGAGCTGCATAACAATTGTCTATCAAGATGAATTAGGTGGCCTCCAAGTAAGATCAAAGGATGGGAAGTGGGTGGATATTTTGCCATGTGAAGGAACTCTTGTGGTAAATATTGGTGACATGCTGCAAGCTTGGAGCAATGACAAACTACGATCCTCTGAGCACCGTGTCATTCTGAAGAAGCCGGTGAACCGCttttctttagttttcttttGGTGCTTTGAGGATGAGAAGGTGATCTTGGCACCTGATGAAGTAGTTGGTGAAGAAAATTCAAGACTCTACAAGTCATTTGTTTGCTCTGACTATTTAAACTTTAGAGTGACAAATGAGAAAGGTAAATTCGAGAAAGTTGGTTTTACAGTTAAGGATTTTGTTGGGATTGGATCCAAGTTAAAGTAG
- the LOC101262670 gene encoding pentatricopeptide repeat-containing protein At1g11290, chloroplastic-like, translating into MQYNPSLMNSVFGLAKSFHLVEMHAYKLFVKMSKRSYSSRISLTFRESSFFVDPIKFAEKQNVRAWTSQISSLVRENQSIEAINLFKAMLKDEQKPNYVTVLSVIRAAEKWQPMVRGIHGFTIKMGFEIELPVVTALVGVYSIWDMDTAWQMFNHTKWKDVILWSAMASACVKSGEYVEAIEIFREMQFCGVEPNYVSIVGIVPACANLGALSIGKEIHAYSIKVPSISHVNIQNSLVDMYAKCGSLKASITVFRGIEKKDPVSWRSMIHGCVENGCFNEALSLFSEMRYCCFEPDEGVIREVIGALSQLDEIKIGQCFHSFALKQGFLGCVSVVTALLHMYGGFADIESARSLFGPLKSKDLIAWSTMIAAYAQSECPSNAFDIYRQMQSANEKPNEIIYVSLIQACSSITAEVIGEGIHAQVIKSGNTSNAFLITSLIDMYCRFGRISQGEAIFSECPNEDLICWSSMINGYGINGHGNEALQCFSDMLNSGIKPNDIVFVSVLSACSHCGLEYEGWNWFHAMEEQFGVTPKLAHYACMVDMISRQGNIEEAFEFVNNMPIEPDKRIWGTLLAVCRKTRVSVEISETVSKQLIALDP; encoded by the coding sequence ATGCAGTATAATCCAAGTCTAATGAACTCTGTTTTTGGCTTAGCTAAATCATTTCATTTGGTGGAAATGCATGCATACAAGCTGTTTGTTAAAATGTCAAAGAGAAGTTACTCGTCAAGAATTTCGTTAACTTTTCGCGAAAGCTCTTTTTTCGTGGATCCAATTAAGTTTGCTGAAAAACAAAATGTGAGAGCATGGACATCACAGATATCCAGTTTGGTAAGAGAAAACCAATCTATAGAAGCCATCAACTTGTTCAAAGCAATGCTAAAAGATGAACAGAAACCCAATTATGTTACAGTTTTAAGTGTTATAAGAGCTGCCGAAAAATGGCAGCCTATGGTGAGAGGAATTCATGGGTTTACTATCAAAATGGGATTTGAAATTGAACTACCTGTTGTAACGGCTCTTGTTGGTGTTTACTCTATTTGGGATATGGATACTGCATGGCAAATGTTTAATCACACAAAGTGGAAAGATGTAATTTTGTGGAGTGCAATGGCTTCAGCTTGTGTCAAGAGTGGAGAGTACGTTGAGGCTATTGAGATTTTCAGGGAAATGCAATTTTGTGGTGTGGAGCCAAATTATGTTAGCATTGTGGGAATTGTCCCTGCTTGTGCCAATCTTGGTGCTCTGAGTATTGGAAAAGAAATTCACGCGTATTCAATAAAAGTTCCGTCTATATCACATGTTAATATCCAAAATTCGCTTGTGGATATGTATGCTAAATGTGGGAGTTTGAAGGCTTCCATTACTGTTTTTCGTGGAATAGAGAAGAAGGATCCTGTTTCATGGAGGAGTATGATTCATGGATGCGTAGAAAATGGTTGTTTCAATGAGGCTTTGAGCTTGTTCTCTGAGATGAGGTATTGTTGCTTTGAACCGGATGAGGGTGTTATTCGTGAAGTGATTGGGGCATTGTCACAATTGGATGAGATTAAAATTGGACAGTGTTTTCACAGCTTCGCGCTCAAGCAGGGATTTCTGGGATGTGTTTCAGTAGTGACTGCTCTCCTTCACATGTATGGCGGTTTTGCTGATATCGAGTCGGCTAGGAGCCTTTTTGGTCCCCTAAAATCAAAAGATCTTATTGCCTGGAGTACCATGATTGCAGCATATGCCCAAAGTGAGTGTCCTAGTAATGCATTTGATATATATCGACAGATGCAATCAGCAAATGAGAAGCCCAATGAGATCATCTATGTTAGTTTAATACAGGCTTGTTCTTCGATCACTGCTGAAGTGATTGGAGAAGGGATACATGCACAAGTCATAAAATCGGGAAATACATCCAATGCATTTTTGATAACCTCACTTATTGACATGTATTGCAGATTTGGACGCATAAGCCAAGGAGAGGCAATTTTCAGTGAATGTCCTAACGAAGATCTTATCTGTTGGAGCTCAATGATAAATGGTTATGGAATAAATGGGCATGGAAATGAAGCTCTTCAGTGTTTCTCAGACATGTTAAACTCAGGGATAAAACCAAATGATATTGTTTTCGTTTCTGTTCTATCTGCATGCAGTCATTGTGGTCTTGAATATGAGGGGTGGAACTGGTTTCATGCTATGGAAGAGCAATTCGGTGTTACTCCAAAACTTGCACATTATGCGTGCATGGTTGATATGATTAGTCGTCAAGGCAATATAGAAGAAGCTTTTGAATTCGTCAACAACATGCCTATTGAGCCTGATAAGAGGATATGGGGAACTCTGCTTGCTGTTTGTAGAAAGACTCGTGTATCAGTTGAAATCTCTGAAACTGTTTCTAAACAGCTTATTGCGTTAGACCCATAA